The segment TTCAAATGCATCCCTTCTGCAAGAAAATAGACTATACgatgaaaaattatttgatCTATTTTCTGTTTTAAAGATCTGAACCGGATGCTACTACCGTACTATCAGAGTATTAGCTGCTAAAGGTATTTATCCGCCATCGAATTTCCACTGAACTATGGTAATTTTACAAATTTCATGAACTAGGTTGTATTTAGTACTTGATACATTAGGTTGTTGACAGGAGTGAATCATATATTTGTTCCATCATTTATCCTTCAGTCATGTGAATTATTAGTCCATGTCATCAGTTCTTTTTGCAACGCATTTTCTTTAAATCCCAGCTCCATGTTTTTCCTGGTGTTCAGAGCAGGATTGATACTCATGATTCTTCAAGTACAGCCCATGattcaaatttttattatttaggcGAACAGCTTTAGAGAAAATTTGTCAGCTAATGGCTTAACCTTGTCATGTCTGATGTCAAAAGTTGAGAGCTTGCTGGAATCAGAATGTTTATTCTCATGATTCTGCAATCTATTAAGCAGAAGCAGACATATCTTTCATTATCCCTGACAGTAAATCTCATTGCAGAATTCAAAACAGACACTTACATGACCGATGTTTGCTACATGCGAGAatgtataaaataaaataagttaACGGCCAGGAAACTACCCTGTAGAGGCacaaaaactttatttttccaGAGGATTTGCGAAGTATTTGTTATATCAAGTGTATTGTTATACATGTTAGCTTGCCTTGTTCCATTCCAAAACAATATTCCAGTATCAATGTAATATGAAAATGCGTGCTAATAGCAGAAAATTAAATCAATATTTTTCTATATCACTGAATAGCATGACACTAGGACAAAGTGTGCCTGACACAAATTACAGTGAAGTACTGACATATAGATGTTTCCACTGTTCAATGATTTCATCATCATTCATCTCCATTGTCTTCATCAGCAAGAGAGCAAAACACTATATACAATGTGAAGTGTAACTCAGCTACTTCCCATGCTTGCTATGTGCATTGTTTATAACATTCAGTCTTCTTCCTTGCATTCCAACATTAGCTTCTAGTAGTACCGGTTCTGGTGCTCCTTCTGGAAATATTCTTGTTTCTGTGAATCAAATGATCAAGAGATAGTATAAGAGAATATTAAGACCATAACAAGGGATAAAAAGTGAATAGGAAGTTCTATTAATTTTTGTAACACAAATTGCAGCATaaactgaagaaaaaaaaattacaagcaACAAAGCATCCATAGGTGTTGATTACATTACTGGTAGCCAATTCATTGGCCCTAGATTTCAGCTTGCACAATATCTAACTATGCATTATTAGTAATAAATCTATTGTTTCTCAAACTCATTCATCTAGCTGAGGTGCAAATAACACCATACTTGGCAATGTGCAGGTGGAAAATTCCAAATGCTTAATGTGCTGCTCCATAGATGGATACAATGAACATGCCCCTTCTGTTCCACCTAGATCAAATTAATGATGCAGTTTAACATATGATATAACTTTCTGAAAATTCCCAAACAAAAGCCACGGTCATGCCTCGTAATGGTAAGGTGATTTTGCTCTAACCTTATAAACCTATTGAAAATGGCAATGATACTGACTTGAGAAAAATCAAGTGAGGCACAACCAATGTAATCCAACTTTCAGTAAATCCAGAAATGCAAAATGAAACTACCAAATGCCGCAtcaatttctttttcaaaaaaaatgtttGTTGTGACTATTTCACTGAAACTTTCTTAAGTTCTAGGATCGAACAAATGGCAGCGCAAAGATGTGAATTTCTTGTAGATGCATCAGAAGTACAGAAACATAATGCCCGAGTAAAAAATATTACCAAGTTAAACAAAAGCACCTAAACCCATCTCTTCTGGGAGCAGAAATGTTCTTTGATCCCTGCTGAGTGcgccttttaattttctttgaaTCGACGCTAGAAGATGACAATTGCCTGGGCCCTTAGCACCACAGTTGATTCAGCTCTCTGAATCATTTGATTCTCTTTAAGAGGGCTAACAGAGCGCCGCATCAGAACCCTCCCTGAAGATCTGTTTAAGAAGAAAAGGATTTGGTTGAAGGTTGCCTCTGACTTTCTACTGCTGCAAAGGCTTCTTGCTGAGGACTACAATAGGCAATTGATCCTTGACAGCAGAGTTCTTTGTGCTCCACAGGAGAATCACAATCTGATGATGATGGACTAGTGCTACTCATGTCATAGAGAATATTATTTGCCATGACCGGGAGCTGCCTAATATCAGAGTTTGTAGCAGAACAAGAGGCTCTTCGAAGCCTTGTTAGTTCATAACCTACATCCATTATTCACTTCAGTAACTTGATGTTAACCAGAGGCAAACCTATAACTTCCAGGTTCTGCAAatccaatgaaaacaggtaccaGTTCTTTTTACCTGTTGCTCTAGAACACCATGTCTTTCTTCAATTTGGATATTAccatatttttcctttcttatgATCTCCTCCAACTCCATAATCCTCTAATCAGGATAAAAAGgataaaatatcaaattatcTTCTCAAGTAAGAACCAACAAAAGAAGACGCACCTTAGAGTCGGCAACACTGGATGCATGGGCAGCAGCAGTCAGTTCCTTTATGGTAGCATCCTTCTCTTCACACTCGTTTCTAAGGTTGTAAAATTCTTGCTCTGCCGCCAGTGAGCTCAACTGAATGCAATTGAAGTCTGGATATTATGCAGGGAAAATCACATAACCGTGTTTAAATGATCATGTATATTCCATAGCATTAGTACAATAaccaataataataactaaCCGGCCAgtaaattagtaattaaatccAACTGTACAAGAACAACTGTTCAATAATTCAAAACTTTCTCTACTCAGCAAATTGTACTAGCAAAACAAATGATGAAGAGAACTTCTTAAAGGACTAAACAAGTCTTAACCACAACTAACCAAGTCCTATCATGGTATGGGAATCAGGCAGTATGGGGTGTTCCATACCATACCGGTTTGGGTACCAGTACCCAGTACAGGTAGCGTATCGATACTCGGTACGTCAAAAACAgttcataccgtaccgtactaaTACTGTGCTAGTATGATACTGGTACGGAGTCCGGTATCAAGACGGCAAATATAGGGTCCTATCCATGACCATCTTGGAGCACAGGATAAAAAAGAGGATGTTTTTAGAATGCACAACAAAACATAAAGCAAACTAATGGAATCCACAATTTAAATTCAGATATTACGTAGGTTGGTGACAAATGCTCTTAACCAAATAGCAACATACTCGAATGAAAAATACCTAAGGTTCAAGAAACTTCCGAAACAGTAAACAAGTATAGAATACAACAGTGATATCTTATTCCTGATCACCTCTGAAGAATGGCACGGAAATATTTTCAGAATGAACAGAACATCGAACTGAatccataatttttatttagATTATTATCTAGTTGCGACAGTTTCtcaataacaaaataaaaccaTGCTAGAATGGAAAAAATTAAGGCTCAGAACATATCAAAATAAAGCTtccagcatttttttttcttttcaattaagAGAATGCAAGAAAATGTCCAAGAAAGCATCACCAAGCTGTTCAGAAAACTTCACCAACTATGGAATCCCAGTCAGTACTTTGCAAGCACAAAGGCAAATCCCAGTCTAAACATGGTTTAGACCAACAAAAAGGCAATCCCAACTTTATGTCTCTGTTTCCCCCGGACATAATTAATCGATCATCTTGGATCTATCAAAGAGTTTAACAGTTCAAGCACCTGAATATCTGCAGAAGATGTCACACTCCAACAAAAATCAGACAAATCAGACATTCGACGCTCCTCTTGCTCCGCCATATTCACGATTGAGGTCTTCAGCATCTCATCTTTGGTAGATTCTATTCCATTCAGATCCTGTAAGGGAAATGTTAAGGCCATATGAAAATACAAAatgttaatataaatataaaattcaaTTCTTTTTAGTCAGCCAGAGCTCCCACCATTGCCCTATGTGACAAGTTCTTGCAAAGAGGAATAATGCCACACCCAGGATTCAATTCCAAAATTGAACATCTGTTGCCACCCAATTTAGCTCCTCTAGAATCCCGCTTCTGGGCAGCAGCAATTCCAGAATTCATCCGCTCACACAAGTTGTCGAGCTTCTGCTGCATGCTTTAGCAGCACCTGATCCTGCTTTATTTGAAACTGAATTGTTAAGTTTTCCAGACCGCCCGCCCCCtccccaaccaaaaaaaaaaaaaacagctacGGAAGGTACGCCAAATCCCATAAGGCCATAACTACTGAGGAGAATAAAAAACTAATCCTCAAACCTccacaaaaaaaaggagaaaatgatTTTCCCGATATCAAATGCATTCGGGAAAGAACTTTTACCATACAAGACTAGCAAGCGAAGAACTCCATAAAGAAATCTTAGTTCTTAACGGAATACCTACCGAAATAAAAAGCGGTTTTTCATGTAAAAAAGACTCTTTGTCAAGACAGAGAATTTACCAAAGGCCGTGCCTTCACTTCCTCTTGCTTAACTTTTTGAAAGCTAAATTTGTGAAAAAGTTCAATGCTTTTTTTAGAACGCATATCCATAAAAAGATACAAGAACAGCGAAGGAAGCCAGTTGATCAAACTAAAATGGCCATAAGAAACAAGAAATAAATGATTCCATCGCTTCAGtggttcaaaaaatttaagACTTTTCGAATCTATGACGAACCCTTATATC is part of the Phoenix dactylifera cultivar Barhee BC4 unplaced genomic scaffold, palm_55x_up_171113_PBpolish2nd_filt_p 000064F, whole genome shotgun sequence genome and harbors:
- the LOC103717745 gene encoding uncharacterized protein LOC103717745; translation: MQQKLDNLCERMNSGIAAAQKRDSRGAKLGGNRCSILELNPGCGIIPLCKNLSHRAMDLNGIESTKDEMLKTSIVNMAEQEERRMSDLSDFCWSVTSSADIQLSSLAAEQEFYNLRNECEEKDATIKELTAAAHASSVADSKRIMELEEIIRKEKYGNIQIEERHGVLEQQVMN